The Candidatus Limnocylindrales bacterium genome has a segment encoding these proteins:
- a CDS encoding U32 family peptidase, with protein MKITAPITSPDELEMLVANGAGELYCGFVPREWLSKFTGAIWLNRRSPKGANLETLSDLARLVQEAHRCEVPVFLTFNSPHYTREQLPHVLDLAKSVVEEAGVDALIVTDLGLLLALKNLDLKVAIHISSVASALNTEAVSFYKELGATRLILPRAVTLQEIQDIATNLQGTMELETFMMNDGCAFEEGHCQTTHHHAVGAFCTSMRDWDSTFYAENGKISPDENRLLEENLKDYRNWVWTINGMGITFSQNGFPLGPCGICAIPDFYRIGVHSLKIVGREASPFKKLASLKLVKSIVDKVAAGMPEDKVREKAQKLKGTPELCASRWACYYRF; from the coding sequence ATGAAAATTACAGCACCCATTACATCCCCGGATGAGTTGGAGATGTTAGTAGCCAACGGGGCCGGAGAACTTTATTGTGGTTTTGTACCTCGGGAGTGGCTGTCTAAATTTACCGGAGCCATCTGGCTCAATCGTCGAAGTCCCAAGGGTGCAAACCTGGAAACTTTATCGGATCTGGCCCGATTAGTTCAAGAAGCCCATCGTTGTGAAGTCCCGGTGTTTCTTACTTTCAATTCGCCCCACTATACCCGGGAGCAATTACCCCATGTATTGGACCTTGCTAAAAGTGTTGTTGAGGAAGCCGGGGTCGATGCCCTTATTGTGACCGATCTAGGCCTTTTGCTGGCCTTAAAAAACCTGGATCTCAAAGTGGCCATTCATATCAGCTCAGTGGCCTCTGCCCTGAACACGGAAGCCGTGTCTTTCTATAAAGAACTGGGAGCAACCCGCTTGATTCTTCCCCGCGCTGTAACTCTTCAAGAAATTCAGGATATAGCCACCAACCTTCAAGGAACCATGGAATTAGAAACCTTCATGATGAATGATGGTTGCGCCTTTGAAGAAGGACATTGTCAGACGACTCATCACCATGCCGTAGGGGCGTTCTGTACCAGCATGCGAGATTGGGATTCTACATTCTACGCTGAAAATGGGAAGATCAGCCCGGATGAAAATCGGCTTCTGGAGGAAAACCTCAAGGATTATCGTAATTGGGTCTGGACTATCAACGGAATGGGAATTACCTTTTCTCAAAATGGATTTCCCTTAGGACCCTGTGGAATTTGCGCAATTCCGGATTTTTATAGGATCGGGGTACACTCCCTCAAAATCGTAGGACGGGAAGCTTCTCCCTTTAAAAAACTCGCCAGCCTTAAGTTAGTAAAATCCATCGTAGATAAAGTCGCAGCAGGAATGCCTGAAGACAAAGTAAGGGAAAAGGCCCAGAAATTAAAAGGGACTCCAGAATTGTGTGCAAGTAGATGGGCATGTTATTACAGGTTCTAA
- a CDS encoding S8 family serine peptidase: protein MPESFNFSDYTGKGVKVALIDSGINPVHSHVKRVSGGISLILDGTGKISWGTNYQDQIGHGTALAGIFRKKAPDVDLYAVKIFHRILKTQIEVLKKAIEWALQADMKIINLSLGTSNPDHETPLRALCDEAASRKVLIVASGFPEQKAGYPAVFPNVIGVAGDERCGWDGYFYVKDHPIPFRAHPQPRPIPGIPQERNFKGHSFASAHIGALMARIVEKYPTADYLQVKEILISHSRPPF from the coding sequence ATGCCTGAAAGTTTTAATTTCTCCGACTATACCGGTAAGGGCGTGAAGGTTGCCCTTATCGACAGTGGTATTAACCCGGTTCATTCCCATGTGAAACGGGTAAGTGGAGGGATCAGTCTGATCCTGGACGGGACGGGTAAAATTTCCTGGGGAACCAATTATCAGGATCAGATTGGTCATGGCACGGCTCTTGCCGGTATTTTTCGTAAGAAAGCACCCGACGTGGACCTTTATGCCGTTAAAATATTTCATCGAATCCTAAAAACCCAGATCGAGGTTTTAAAGAAGGCTATAGAATGGGCCCTTCAGGCAGACATGAAAATCATTAATCTCAGTCTGGGAACCTCTAACCCGGACCACGAAACCCCCTTAAGAGCCCTCTGCGATGAGGCGGCAAGTCGAAAGGTTCTGATAGTCGCTTCGGGATTTCCAGAACAGAAAGCCGGTTATCCGGCTGTTTTTCCCAATGTGATCGGTGTAGCCGGAGATGAGCGTTGTGGCTGGGATGGTTATTTTTATGTAAAGGATCACCCTATCCCCTTCCGAGCTCATCCACAACCCCGACCGATTCCTGGAATTCCCCAAGAACGAAATTTTAAGGGACATAGCTTCGCATCAGCCCATATCGGAGCTCTCATGGCCCGCATCGTAGAGAAATATCCCACAGCAGATTATCTGCAAGTAAAGGAGATTCTCATCTCCCATAGCCGTCCCCCTTTTTAA
- the qhpC gene encoding quinohemoprotein amine dehydrogenase subunit gamma encodes MKHFKPVNKKAQATYLSQGEETVDPKEERTDLKEEKADVVGMQMPLACASTLDPGWEVDPFGGVAQLCQPMESDLYGCTDPCWWPAQVPDNLNTYPNWSASCNAAVQDWRTLETVFPEEEPEA; translated from the coding sequence ATGAAACACTTTAAACCTGTGAATAAAAAGGCTCAAGCTACTTATCTTTCCCAGGGAGAAGAAACCGTTGACCCCAAGGAAGAGAGAACGGATCTAAAAGAAGAAAAGGCAGACGTGGTAGGTATGCAAATGCCTCTGGCCTGTGCCTCTACGCTGGATCCCGGATGGGAAGTAGATCCTTTTGGCGGGGTAGCTCAACTTTGTCAACCCATGGAATCCGACCTATATGGTTGTACAGACCCTTGCTGGTGGCCTGCGCAAGTCCCGGATAACCTGAATACCTATCCCAACTGGTCTGCCAGTTGTAATGCAGCCGTCCAGGATTGGCGAACGCTGGAAACGGTATTCCCGGAAGAGGAACCGGAAGCGTAA
- the peaD gene encoding quinohemoprotein amine dehydrogenase subunit beta produces MTNKTRSVWMGWFCFVILVGIFVLNSEHAPGKDLLIAASRSNYVYVIDGTTDEIIKTIELQGRGFPFKIATDPAGKKVYVITNRWETIAIVDIEQGKQIDQIELSTPNERVKAIEIAVNRAGDKLYVYEAPVELASDRYKVLPTRIRVIDLATKKFIRSFEVPRQVSLLYFSTDGKKLYAQGPDIYVLDPDQGKVIDTIPLKNIGITGLGEVDVLNFWPHYEQTNIVSNVWSAPDTIKGNFVVGIMNLDLNNGNTEWMELEVFSNIIFSSVISPTEKKAYLIYTTLSKVDLDQKRITDRVKLDHTYYAGNISSDGKKLYLGGTQRDIAVYDTSTLKQLKKILLKGDQSVASLKMIKVP; encoded by the coding sequence ATGACTAACAAAACCAGGTCTGTTTGGATGGGATGGTTCTGTTTTGTGATTTTAGTGGGGATCTTCGTTTTGAACTCTGAGCATGCTCCAGGAAAAGATTTGCTGATTGCCGCAAGCCGTAGTAATTATGTTTATGTCATCGATGGAACAACCGATGAAATCATTAAAACTATCGAATTGCAGGGACGTGGATTTCCTTTTAAGATTGCTACAGACCCCGCAGGAAAAAAGGTCTACGTCATTACCAATCGCTGGGAAACTATTGCCATTGTTGATATTGAACAGGGGAAACAGATAGATCAAATTGAGCTTTCAACACCCAACGAGCGGGTTAAGGCTATAGAAATTGCCGTTAATCGGGCTGGTGACAAGCTGTATGTTTATGAAGCTCCGGTAGAACTGGCATCGGACCGGTATAAAGTACTCCCAACCCGAATTCGAGTGATCGATCTGGCTACAAAGAAATTTATCCGGAGCTTCGAGGTCCCCAGACAGGTCTCCCTTCTGTATTTCTCCACAGATGGAAAAAAGCTGTATGCCCAGGGTCCAGATATTTACGTCCTTGATCCCGATCAAGGTAAGGTTATCGATACCATTCCCCTCAAAAATATAGGTATTACCGGTTTGGGAGAGGTGGATGTTCTTAATTTCTGGCCCCATTATGAACAAACCAATATCGTTTCCAATGTTTGGTCGGCTCCAGATACCATTAAAGGAAATTTTGTGGTAGGTATTATGAACCTGGATTTGAACAACGGCAATACCGAATGGATGGAGCTGGAAGTATTCAGTAACATTATCTTTTCCTCGGTGATTTCCCCAACCGAGAAAAAAGCTTACCTGATTTATACCACGCTCAGCAAAGTGGACCTGGATCAAAAACGGATTACCGACCGAGTTAAGCTGGATCATACCTACTACGCCGGAAACATCAGCAGTGATGGTAAGAAACTCTACCTGGGAGGAACCCAACGGGACATCGCCGTCTACGATACTTCCACCCTGAAGCAGTTAAAGAAAATTCTCCTTAAAGGAGATCAATCCGTTGCTTCACTTAAGATGATTAAAGTCCCTTAG
- the peaA gene encoding quinohemoprotein amine dehydrogenase subunit alpha codes for MKRGSFRRDSLFKILFVLVFFIGFVGEIGFSEEISGRTVVETKCAVCHFQTDGMRSRISFQRKTPEGWEMTVTRMQIVNGLQITPEEKKAVIKYLSDEYGLAPEEVKDYQYLLERKDWIVEKLPESLSLVKTVCTRCHSFARAALQRRTLEDWLLHIDFHVAAFPTIEYQAGGRNIDWYGDAKKVAEILAKEFPFESDAWTKWKNKPDKPDPQGKWRVIGYQPGVGSYQGIVEITRAGGDHYKETFTVEYENGTKLSGTGVGTLYTGFQWRGSVKLDNGGRAREVHFLSEDGNTLSGRWFLPDHSEIGGEDIAYKIGSGSKVLAVSPKALKTSQGTTTLKIFGVDLPKNLQAKDISLGEGLSVTKINQADDQTLTLEVTIDGKAPIGKRNVTVGQITGLELLRVYDKVDYIKIVPDSAIARLGGTTAPKQLQQFEAIAFSNGPDGTRGTEDDMDLGLVKAKWEVKEFFRTFDEEDVKYMGSIDQNGLYTPGEEGPNPERPFETNNAGDAWVVATYQPEGAKPLMARAFLIVTLPRWNKPPLR; via the coding sequence ATGAAGAGAGGAAGTTTCAGAAGAGATTCCCTGTTTAAGATTCTGTTTGTTTTGGTCTTTTTCATCGGTTTTGTGGGGGAGATCGGCTTCTCGGAAGAGATAAGCGGACGTACGGTCGTTGAGACCAAGTGCGCGGTGTGTCATTTTCAAACGGATGGGATGCGAAGCCGTATCTCGTTCCAAAGGAAAACGCCTGAAGGGTGGGAAATGACGGTCACACGGATGCAGATAGTTAACGGCTTACAAATTACTCCGGAAGAAAAAAAAGCCGTCATTAAATATTTGAGTGATGAATATGGACTGGCTCCGGAAGAAGTTAAAGATTATCAATACCTTCTAGAAAGGAAGGATTGGATTGTAGAAAAGCTTCCGGAGTCTTTATCTCTGGTCAAGACTGTCTGTACCCGGTGCCATAGTTTTGCCCGAGCCGCTCTTCAAAGACGGACATTGGAAGACTGGCTTTTGCATATAGATTTTCATGTAGCCGCCTTTCCAACCATAGAGTATCAAGCCGGGGGAAGAAATATTGATTGGTATGGAGACGCTAAAAAAGTGGCAGAGATTCTGGCCAAGGAATTCCCCTTTGAATCCGATGCCTGGACAAAATGGAAAAATAAACCCGACAAGCCAGACCCTCAGGGGAAATGGCGTGTGATCGGTTATCAACCCGGCGTGGGAAGTTACCAGGGTATTGTAGAAATAACTCGAGCCGGAGGAGATCATTACAAAGAAACCTTTACGGTGGAATATGAAAACGGAACCAAACTTTCGGGAACCGGCGTTGGAACCCTCTATACGGGATTTCAATGGCGGGGCAGTGTGAAACTGGACAATGGAGGCAGGGCCAGGGAAGTTCACTTTCTCTCTGAAGATGGCAATACCTTATCCGGTCGATGGTTTTTACCGGATCACAGTGAAATAGGCGGAGAGGATATCGCCTATAAGATAGGAAGTGGATCCAAAGTACTAGCGGTAAGTCCAAAAGCTCTCAAAACATCCCAGGGAACCACTACCCTTAAGATTTTCGGTGTGGATCTTCCAAAAAATCTTCAAGCTAAAGATATCTCATTGGGAGAAGGACTTTCAGTAACCAAGATTAACCAGGCAGACGACCAGACTTTAACCCTTGAGGTTACCATAGATGGGAAGGCACCCATCGGAAAACGGAATGTAACCGTAGGTCAGATAACCGGTCTGGAACTCCTAAGGGTTTATGACAAGGTCGATTATATCAAAATTGTTCCGGATTCGGCAATTGCTCGTCTTGGGGGGACTACCGCACCCAAACAACTTCAGCAGTTTGAAGCTATTGCCTTTTCCAACGGTCCTGATGGAACCAGAGGGACCGAAGATGATATGGATTTGGGACTTGTGAAAGCTAAGTGGGAAGTTAAGGAATTCTTCCGAACCTTTGATGAAGAGGATGTCAAGTATATGGGATCTATCGATCAGAATGGGTTGTATACCCCAGGGGAAGAAGGCCCTAACCCGGAGAGACCTTTTGAAACCAATAATGCCGGAGATGCCTGGGTGGTAGCAACCTATCAACCGGAGGGAGCTAAACCCCTTATGGCTCGAGCGTTTTTAATTGTAACCCTTCCCAGATGGAATAAACCCCCTTTAAGATGA
- a CDS encoding zinc-binding dehydrogenase produces the protein MKAVVKKSVGFGNVELMEIPEPVPGPYQVKIEVKAAGICGTDIHILRDEYRSVPPVTLGHEVCGQIAEVGEKVTRVRPGDRVTTETYFSTCGTCRFCRSGNPNLCPERRSIGTHVHGGFAKYLIVPEGNVHKLPDTVDYIGGALCEPLTCCVNGVLENTRILPEDVVLISGPGCIGLLCMQLAKTAGATAIICGMSQDAARLKLAKELGADVTVDIQKEKLDEIVLDLTKGYGADVVIECAGAEKSAQQCLNLVRRGGQYTQMGLFSRPVNLDLNTLVMKNVYMTGVFAHVPKAWLRTIALLEQGKVKTRPLVTCQLPLEEWQQAFDKVSAGTECKVVLCP, from the coding sequence TTGAAAGCCGTCGTTAAAAAATCGGTGGGGTTTGGTAACGTAGAACTCATGGAAATTCCGGAGCCTGTCCCGGGACCGTATCAGGTGAAGATCGAGGTAAAGGCTGCCGGGATTTGTGGGACCGATATTCATATTCTTCGGGATGAATATCGAAGTGTTCCACCGGTTACGTTGGGTCACGAGGTTTGTGGGCAGATAGCCGAGGTCGGGGAGAAGGTCACCAGAGTTCGTCCAGGAGACCGGGTAACCACGGAAACCTATTTTTCAACCTGTGGAACGTGCCGTTTCTGCCGTTCCGGAAATCCCAATCTCTGCCCGGAGCGCCGGTCTATTGGAACCCATGTCCATGGGGGCTTTGCAAAGTACCTGATCGTTCCCGAGGGAAACGTACATAAACTCCCGGATACCGTGGATTATATCGGAGGGGCCCTCTGTGAACCACTGACCTGTTGCGTCAATGGGGTTCTGGAAAATACGCGAATCCTTCCTGAGGATGTGGTACTGATCTCAGGTCCGGGTTGTATCGGTCTCCTTTGTATGCAATTGGCTAAAACTGCCGGAGCAACCGCCATCATCTGTGGGATGAGTCAGGATGCCGCACGCCTGAAACTGGCTAAGGAGTTGGGGGCTGATGTAACTGTAGATATACAGAAAGAAAAGCTGGATGAGATCGTCCTGGATTTGACAAAGGGATATGGAGCCGATGTGGTCATCGAATGTGCCGGGGCAGAGAAGTCGGCCCAGCAATGCCTGAATCTGGTTCGTCGAGGTGGGCAATATACACAGATGGGACTCTTTTCCAGGCCTGTTAATCTGGATCTAAATACCCTGGTGATGAAAAACGTCTATATGACCGGAGTTTTCGCCCATGTACCTAAAGCATGGCTTCGGACCATCGCCCTTCTTGAACAGGGCAAGGTCAAGACCCGTCCCCTTGTGACTTGTCAGTTGCCATTGGAGGAGTGGCAACAAGCCTTCGATAAGGTGAGTGCCGGAACAGAATGTAAAGTGGTTCTTTGTCCCTAA
- a CDS encoding ChbG/HpnK family deacetylase, with amino-acid sequence MKYLIINADDFGLTPEVSRGILQTVREGIVTSTTVLINSPHVGELPELLKTRVGIGLHFNLTWGSPVSSPEEVPSLIDEKGFFHSDPSFLGPEGESVYPRKSEEIQKELEAQVERFLRLLQKPPTHIDVHKHAHKYPTVLNPLIRVAKKYRIPVRAINSGMRTVLQENGLVTTDFFMGGALPEGPYWTKEQLLTTLIQVQPGVTEIMCHPGYVPEPIPGMFYNQQREVELRSFCDPEVQEEIKKQGIQLVDFSFINRP; translated from the coding sequence ATGAAATATCTCATTATCAACGCAGATGATTTTGGATTGACACCGGAAGTCAGTCGAGGGATTCTTCAAACTGTTCGGGAGGGCATTGTGACCAGTACTACCGTTCTGATTAATTCCCCTCATGTGGGAGAACTTCCGGAACTCCTTAAAACAAGGGTTGGAATTGGACTACATTTTAACCTTACCTGGGGTTCTCCCGTCTCTTCTCCGGAGGAAGTTCCCAGCCTGATCGATGAAAAAGGATTTTTTCACTCTGATCCCTCCTTTCTAGGTCCGGAAGGCGAGTCGGTCTATCCCAGGAAATCTGAGGAAATCCAAAAGGAGTTGGAAGCACAAGTTGAGCGATTTTTAAGGCTACTTCAGAAGCCTCCCACCCATATAGATGTCCATAAACATGCCCATAAATATCCGACGGTATTAAATCCCCTTATAAGAGTAGCAAAAAAGTATCGAATACCGGTTCGTGCCATCAACTCTGGGATGAGGACTGTACTTCAAGAAAATGGATTGGTTACTACCGATTTCTTCATGGGGGGTGCTTTACCGGAAGGACCTTACTGGACTAAAGAGCAACTCCTGACCACTCTCATCCAGGTTCAACCTGGAGTAACCGAGATAATGTGCCATCCCGGGTACGTCCCGGAGCCGATTCCTGGTATGTTTTATAATCAACAGCGGGAGGTTGAGTTGAGGTCTTTCTGTGACCCGGAGGTTCAGGAAGAAATTAAGAAACAAGGAATTCAACTGGTGGATTTTTCATTTATTAATCGGCCATAA
- a CDS encoding ABC transporter ATP-binding protein, whose protein sequence is MLGVFFLSILATLFGLGYPLFTKFFIDEVLLKGNTQLLVTLTVGMFVIALLGFLLAGVNRYLYTWISARILFDMRMALYRHLQGLSLRFYTRTKIGEILARINTDLAEIQRITTDVLLSSFTNLLTLMGTLGFLLWLNYRLFLVSSLLLPWVALGLRYFRPRIADKAREIRDRNADLGSFLIETFQGIKLIKAFGAEELEVERFARKHEAYIQAVLDLQKLSIFSGGISGLLLPTTSLLVFLYGGHLVITGSMTLGDLIAFSAYLIRAFGPLQGLLGLYVQLQRARISLQRVFELMTLEPEVKEKEGAISPESIKGEVEFEEVSFEYEPGKPVLQNVSFRVPAGTTVAIVGPSGMGKTTLIDLLLRFYDPQKGSIKIDGIDLRDLKIRFLRDHIGVVGQETFLFHATIEENIRYGKNSASREEVIRAAQAAYIHDFIESLPQKYETIVGERGVRLSGGERQRVAIARAILKSPRILILDEATSSLDWMSEQYVRTMLAGLMRGRTTIIVTHRLSSVQNAHQILVLHEGQIIQQGIHEDLLKVEGLYRQLYEAEVQTRNRSTGDPRPETLD, encoded by the coding sequence ATGCTGGGGGTTTTTTTCCTCAGCATCTTGGCCACTCTCTTCGGGCTTGGTTATCCCCTCTTTACCAAATTTTTCATCGATGAAGTCTTACTCAAAGGAAACACGCAACTCCTGGTTACTCTGACCGTCGGGATGTTTGTTATAGCCTTGCTCGGTTTCCTGCTGGCCGGTGTAAACCGGTATTTATATACCTGGATTTCGGCCCGAATTCTCTTCGATATGCGAATGGCCCTATACCGGCATCTCCAAGGGCTTTCTTTGCGATTTTATACCCGAACCAAGATCGGGGAAATATTAGCCCGAATCAATACCGACCTGGCCGAAATTCAGCGAATTACGACCGATGTCCTCCTCAGTTCCTTCACTAATCTCTTGACCCTTATGGGCACCCTTGGATTTCTCCTCTGGCTTAACTACAGGCTCTTCCTGGTCAGTAGCCTCCTTCTTCCATGGGTTGCACTGGGATTACGATATTTTCGTCCCAGAATAGCGGATAAGGCTCGAGAAATTCGAGATCGAAATGCCGATCTGGGGAGTTTTTTGATAGAAACCTTTCAGGGGATTAAGCTCATCAAAGCTTTTGGAGCTGAAGAACTGGAAGTAGAGAGGTTTGCCAGGAAGCATGAAGCTTACATTCAGGCAGTTCTCGATCTCCAAAAGCTTTCCATCTTTTCCGGAGGTATTTCCGGGTTGCTCCTTCCTACAACTTCTCTCCTGGTATTTCTCTATGGTGGACATTTGGTCATTACAGGAAGTATGACCCTGGGTGATTTGATTGCTTTTTCAGCCTATCTCATCCGGGCTTTTGGTCCTTTACAAGGTCTTTTGGGCCTCTATGTTCAACTGCAAAGAGCCCGGATTTCTCTCCAGAGGGTCTTTGAGTTGATGACTTTGGAACCCGAAGTTAAAGAAAAGGAAGGGGCAATCTCACCGGAAAGTATCAAAGGAGAAGTGGAATTTGAAGAGGTTTCCTTTGAATATGAGCCGGGTAAGCCGGTCCTTCAAAACGTGAGTTTTCGTGTTCCGGCAGGAACAACCGTTGCCATTGTAGGCCCTAGCGGGATGGGAAAAACCACCCTTATCGATCTCCTCCTCCGCTTTTATGATCCTCAAAAAGGCTCCATTAAGATCGATGGAATAGATCTTCGGGATTTGAAAATCCGATTTCTACGCGATCATATAGGGGTTGTTGGCCAGGAGACTTTCTTGTTTCATGCCACCATCGAGGAAAATATCCGATACGGTAAGAACAGTGCTTCCCGGGAAGAGGTCATTCGGGCTGCCCAGGCAGCCTATATCCATGATTTCATCGAGTCTTTACCCCAGAAGTATGAAACCATCGTAGGAGAACGGGGCGTTCGCCTCTCCGGCGGGGAGAGACAGCGTGTTGCCATAGCTCGGGCCATTTTGAAATCCCCCCGGATTCTGATCCTGGATGAAGCAACGTCGTCTCTAGACTGGATGTCTGAACAATATGTGCGGACTATGCTGGCCGGGCTTATGAGGGGGCGAACGACCATTATCGTTACTCACCGTCTCTCTTCCGTCCAGAATGCCCATCAAATTCTTGTTCTTCATGAGGGTCAAATCATTCAGCAGGGTATTCATGAAGATCTCCTGAAAGTAGAAGGATTATATCGGCAACTTTATGAAGCAGAGGTCCAAACCCGGAATCGTTCTACAGGAGATCCGCGCCCTGAAACCCTGGATTAA
- the peaB gene encoding quinohemoprotein amine dehydrogenase maturation protein produces the protein MPTLQLNPENFHDVEVNGKRYVMAVRDTSIFELDEASSVLLDHLKSERTVTSESLFRVMEAKYSREQIQEILEGLTELQIITQDPGKEIPVKKKVEIKSTPLTTIVLNVSNKCNMGCHYCYGEGFEDLKTGKQMEWEVAKQSVDFLFENSGSNKKLTIVFFGGEALLNFKLIKQVVPYAKDLAKKMGKWVDFTVTTNATVLNKEMIHFLKEHRFGVTVSIDGPREIHDQQRVFKGGQGTYDVIVPKVKELLSTYRSRPIGARVTLTRGVTQVQRIFDHLMELGFYEVGFSPVTSGSNQSFALTVVDLAEIYAGFRELAQIFLEKALKDEYLGFSNLSQIVMDFYHGTNKFLPCGAGIGLLDIDPKGDVYLCHRFPSTPGSEVHSYGNVQKGVDFTGLRMFLGEAHIDNKADCSKCWIRHLCAGGCYHEAFTRYGDALHPNLHYCDILRSWQEIGLRVYLEIMEKNPGFITKYLEPRRANYETL, from the coding sequence ATGCCTACCCTTCAACTTAATCCGGAAAACTTCCATGATGTGGAGGTCAACGGAAAAAGGTATGTAATGGCAGTGAGGGATACTTCCATCTTTGAGCTGGATGAAGCATCCTCGGTTTTATTAGATCACTTGAAATCCGAAAGGACGGTAACCTCAGAAAGCCTATTTCGGGTCATGGAAGCTAAATATTCCCGGGAGCAGATCCAGGAGATTTTAGAAGGACTGACAGAACTTCAGATTATTACCCAAGATCCTGGAAAAGAAATACCTGTTAAAAAGAAAGTAGAGATCAAAAGCACTCCGCTCACAACCATTGTACTAAACGTCAGCAACAAGTGTAATATGGGGTGCCACTACTGTTATGGGGAGGGATTCGAAGATCTTAAAACTGGCAAACAAATGGAATGGGAAGTGGCCAAACAGAGTGTGGATTTTCTGTTTGAGAACAGCGGATCCAATAAAAAATTGACGATAGTCTTCTTTGGAGGCGAGGCTTTACTTAACTTTAAACTCATCAAGCAGGTTGTACCCTATGCCAAAGACCTGGCAAAGAAGATGGGTAAATGGGTGGACTTTACCGTAACGACCAATGCGACCGTCCTTAATAAGGAGATGATTCATTTTCTAAAGGAACATCGATTCGGGGTTACGGTCAGTATCGATGGCCCTAGGGAGATTCATGATCAGCAAAGGGTCTTTAAGGGAGGACAGGGAACCTACGACGTAATTGTTCCGAAGGTCAAGGAGTTGTTGAGTACCTATCGGTCTCGACCTATTGGAGCCAGGGTAACATTGACGCGAGGGGTTACCCAAGTGCAGAGGATTTTTGATCACCTCATGGAGTTGGGGTTCTATGAAGTCGGATTTTCGCCGGTTACCTCGGGAAGTAACCAAAGTTTTGCCTTAACGGTGGTCGATTTGGCGGAAATTTATGCAGGCTTCAGGGAACTGGCTCAAATTTTTCTAGAAAAGGCTTTGAAGGACGAGTACCTGGGCTTCTCTAATCTCAGTCAAATCGTCATGGACTTTTATCATGGAACCAACAAATTCCTTCCCTGTGGAGCTGGAATCGGGTTACTGGATATAGACCCCAAAGGAGATGTTTATCTCTGCCATCGATTCCCAAGCACGCCGGGTTCTGAAGTCCACTCTTATGGAAACGTCCAGAAAGGTGTAGATTTTACGGGTCTTCGAATGTTTTTGGGGGAGGCCCATATTGATAATAAAGCAGATTGCAGCAAATGCTGGATTCGGCACCTTTGTGCAGGAGGCTGCTATCATGAAGCCTTTACACGATATGGAGATGCGCTGCATCCCAATTTGCATTATTGCGATATTTTAAGAAGCTGGCAAGAGATCGGGCTTCGAGTCTATTTAGAAATTATGGAGAAAAACCCCGGGTTTATTACAAAATATTTAGAACCAAGGAGGGCAAATTATGAAACACTTTAA